DNA from Coprobacter tertius:
CCGGAACAATCGATAACGATCTTTACGGCACCGATACGACTATCGGATATGACACTGCCCTGAACACCATTATGGAAGCTGTTGATAAAATAAGGGACACGGCTACTTCTCACGAACGATTATTTTTTATAGAAGTAATGGGCCGTGATGCAGGTTTTCTGGCATTGAACGGAGCCATTGCATCGGGTGCTGAAGCCGCGATCATTCCTGAAATTGCGACAGAAGTCGACCAATTGGCAGAACTGATTAAAAACGGATTTAGAAAATCGAAAAACAGTAGTATCGTTCTCGTTGCCGAAAGCCCGAGTACCGGAGGAGCCATGCAATTGGCCGAACGGGTAAAAAACGAATATCCGCAATATGACGTCCGGGTTTCTATTTTAGGTCATCTCCAGCGAGGAGGATCTCCCTCGGCCAACGACCGTATCTTAGCTAGCCGTATGGGTGCAGCTGCTATCGATGCTATTCTCGAAGATCAGAGAAATGTAATGATCGGAATACGTAATGACCAAATCGAATACGTTCCGTTTAACAAAGCAATCAAAAACGACAAACCCATTAACCGGGAATTATTAAATACATTACGTATTCTTTCGATATAAAAGAAACCTGGTAAAAAAATAAAAGAATATCTTCCAGGCCCTTTAAAAGCTGAAGATATTCTTTTTTCTTTATATTTCAGATTATATTCCCTTAAAAACCTACCGACTATGAATAAACTTTACTCCCGCTTGTTTTCAACGGCCTTTTTGCTGTTTCTGGTCCTTGTATCTTATGCCCAAATACCTTCGGGATACTAT
Protein-coding regions in this window:
- the pfkA gene encoding 6-phosphofructokinase, coding for MAKAKCIGILTSGGDAPGMNAAIRAVTRAAIYNGFEVKGIYRGYKGLLTDEIQTFKTQNVSNIIQQGGTILKTARCKEFETPEGRQLAYDTLVKEKIDSLVVIGGDGTLTGARIFANEHNFPIVGLPGTIDNDLYGTDTTIGYDTALNTIMEAVDKIRDTATSHERLFFIEVMGRDAGFLALNGAIASGAEAAIIPEIATEVDQLAELIKNGFRKSKNSSIVLVAESPSTGGAMQLAERVKNEYPQYDVRVSILGHLQRGGSPSANDRILASRMGAAAIDAILEDQRNVMIGIRNDQIEYVPFNKAIKNDKPINRELLNTLRILSI